Part of the Natrialbaceae archaeon AArc-T1-2 genome, GATCGTCATCCCGACGAGCGTTTCGTAGTCGTATCCGAGCCGGTCGCAGGCTCGCTGGTTGGCGTCGAGTACGACGCCGTCGTCGTCGTGGACGATGATCGCGTCCGGGGAGTGTTCGAAGATCGACCGGAGGGACGCGTCGGTCCGCTCCGACCGCCCCGGTTCGGCCCCGGTCGTCTCGACCCACGACTCGAGCCGTCGTTCGAGTCGCTGCTTCCAGCCGTCCTCACGGATCACGTAGTCGGTAACGCCGGCAGAGATCGCCTCGCTCGCGACCCGCTCGTCGCCGGCGGCGGTACAGAGCACGAACGGGAGCGTCGGCTCGATCGCACGGACGGCCTCGAAGAGGTCGAGTCCGGTCCGATCGCCGAGTCCGTACTCGCTGACGACGCAGTCGACGGGTCGGTCGTCGATCACCGCCGTCGCCACAACCGGTGTGGCCGCCGTCGTGACCGTCACGTCCCCTCGCTCGAGTCGTCGCTCGACCTGTAGGCGGCGGTTCTCGTCCGGATCCACGTAGAGGACCGTGATCGTCGCGGTCATCGGGCGTGAGACGTCCGTCGATAGCCCGCTCGTGGCGACCGCGCCCGGACACAGCTCGATCGCGTCGTTTCCCCCCGATCCCGGTCCGGCTTCGCGCTCCGTCGCGTCGCCGGTATCTCTCGCTGTGTATCCATCGTACCCGGGAGAGAGCATGACGGAAACCATGAACATACTCCTAATTATCAATGATTGACGATTGTCGAAGCGCTCATACTGTCGGTCATGGTCCTGTGAACTGGCGTGTGCCAGAACCGGCGGTACAGCGTGTGTCAGCCCGTCCGCTCTCACGGATGGGTCACGTACGTATGACCGACAGTATCAATATCGGACAGCTTGCCGGGGAGAACCACCAACGCGTGACTATACAGCAATTGCGACGGGAAGCTCCGTCGCTCGAGAGACGTCAAACGATCGCTGCGACGGTGACACCGATCGCCACGACCGCCCCCATGACGACGTGAAGTCCGTCCCAGGCGACACAGAGCGGTTCTCGAAGTCGTGGACGGGTGAGGTAGTACGTAAGCGCCATCGAACAGCCGAGCACCGGGAGCATGAGCGCCACGGGTAACGGCCCGCTCTCGGGCATCACGAACGCGAGCAACACGATTATCGCGACGACGTCGCCGGCGTACAGGAGCCGTCGAGTCGTCTCGACGCCGTATCGCGTCGGCAACGTCGAGACGCCGTCCCGTTCGTCGGCCTCGAGGTCGGGGACGTTACACGTTTCGACGCCGACGGCGTAGCGAACGAACCAGAAGACCACGAGTGCAGCGGTGGCCGTCGTCGGGACCGGGTCGGGCGACAGCGCGACCGGTAACAGCGTCCCCAGGATCGCCGTCGGTGCCGCGATGACGGCCGTGTTGAGCAGGAACACCTCCTTGACGCGCCCGGCGTCGCCGATCGACAGCCACGGCAACGAGTACACCACGCCCGCCACGCCGGGGACGAGCGTCAGGCCGACGGCGATCGCGTCGCCGACGACGGCGGTGATCGCGACTGCGACGCCGTAGCCGCCGACTGCGACGATCGCCACGAGGACGGGCCGGGAGTAAAACGCCTCCCGTGACCGGGGTTCGACCTCGAGATCGTCGCCGCCGATCCGGTCGGTCACGTCGTCTAAGACGTACACCGAGACGGCCACGAGCGGGACGACGATCCAGGAGGCGTTGGGCTCGATCGACAGCAACACGGAAGTGACGTAGACGTTCGCAAGCGCCGACGCGCCGAGCAACGCGGGACTGTTCTTGAACGCGGCCACGAGCTGTCGCGTCGCATCCCGGGACGTCGCCGCCAGCGTCATTCGCCCCCTCCCGGCTCTCGCGTCCCGTCGAACGCGGGATCGATCCGCGATCGACCCGTCGCTCTCGAGCGCTCGCGATCGTCGGAACCAGCGTAGCGAGAGCGACGAGCGCCCTCGAGAACTGCACTCATCGTGTCGTTCCGTTCGGGTCAACGGACTCGACGGACGACCCTTACTGTTTCGTCCGCACGCCGCCTCGTGGAGTCTCCCGGTCGAACGCGTCGACTGTGGTAGGTGCAGCGACTCTTTCAGCTTATCGAAGATATTCATGCTCCGCCGTCGTAACCGCGTGCATGCAACGGTTCACGCGACGTGACGCCTGCCTCGCCGTGGGGGCGGTCGGTTCGCTCGCCCTCGCGGGCTGTCTCGCCGCCCCGGGCGGCGATCCCGGAACAGGAGACAGCGACGATGACGATGATGATGACGACGATGACGACGGCGACATCCCCGACGACGTGGAGTACGACGTGTTTCAGCTCGGTCCGTCTCTCTCCCGGCCACACTGGGCCGAACACGACGACCGGCCCGGGTTCGTCGCCCTCGCCGAGTCCCCACGGGACCTGTGGATGATCGACGACCCCGACGAGGTCGACGGCCTCGAGGAGTGGGTCACAGCGACCGACTTCGAGGCGTCGGTGATCGTCTACGTCGGAACCGTCGCGCCGAATGCGTGTTACACCGACCTCGAGGTGACGGAGGTCGCGGTCTCGAGCGAACGCGTCGGCGACGAGGACGAGGACGAGGTCGAGGCGATCACGGGCACCGCCCGGGCGATCGACACGAGCGACGACGACGCCGCGTGCGCTCAGGCGGTCACCTATCCGTCCGCGCTCGTTCGCGTGACCGACGAGGACCTCCCCTCGGTAGCCGCGTTCACCGTCACGGACGGCTGGGGCGAGCCCGCCGACCTCGACACGACCGGCGGCGTGATCGACCCCGACGCCCTCTCCGGCTACGTTCGCCCGTCTCGTGATCCCCAGACGATACCCGACGACCTCGAGTGTCCCGACGAGGCGTTCGAGCGCCACTGGTCGCCCGACGACGAGGTCGCGTGGGGCGAGGTCCACGCCGAGGGCGAGCCCACGCTCGCCATGCGCGTCCACAACCCCCAGTACGACGGTGACGACGAGACGCGGGCACTCGAGTTCGAACGTGGCGACGAGGTCCAGGTCTCGATGCAGAACGTGGCCGACCGGCCCGTCGACACCGGAAACAGGTACAAGTACGCCCTCGAGGTGCTGACAGACGAGGGCTGGCAGGACGTCCGCGGCACGACCGACGACGTCCCGCCGGGGTACACCGACGAGGCAGTCGTCCACCGACCGGGAGAAGGCTTCGAGTGGTCGATCGAACTGACCGAAGATGGAGTGCTCGACGGACACGTTCACGAGAGCCGCCTCGAGGTCTGTCCCGACCTTCCGGCGGGACGGTATCGGTTCTCGTTCTGGGGGGCAATCGGCGAGGAAGCGCTTGCGGTCGCGTTCGACTACGTCAGCTAACTGACGTGGTGTCGGGTCAGCGCTCGAGCGAGACGGTCGTCGGCGTCTCGTGTTGGCTGTTGTCGCCGACGGGGCACCGCCGCGTCACCTCGACTCCGGGACGTGGGATGTGTATGCCATCGGCGTTCGACCGGTCACAGCTCCGGCCGATGACCGAACGGTAGCAGATACAACGGCGCGAGGTCGTCGGAAAGATCGAGGGCAGCCGCGACGTCTTCGTCTGCAAACGCGCCGACCGGACAGCTGTTGAGTTCGCGGGCCTCACAGACGAGGTGGACGTTCTCCGCGGCGTGACCCGCCTCCATGTGGACGTACCGATCGCCGTGGGCCGGGTACTGACGACGCGTTCGGTCGTAATTCGCCGCCAGCACGATCGTCGTCGGGGCGTCCCGAACCACCGTCTGATCCATCGCGGCCCGCACGAGGTCGTCGTGGACGGTCGTCCCGAGGGCAGTCTCGAGAACGTGTGTGGTCGGCTCGTAACGGTACAGCCCCGCCTCGAGGTCGTCGCTACCGCCCGGGGCGACCTCGAGGAACGCGATCGCCATACTACAGCGCGTCGGCGATCTCGCCGAATAGTTCTTCCTCTCGATCGGCGATATCGCCGACGAGCGTGGCCGCCTCCTCGAAGTGGGCAGGCTCGGGCTCCTCCGCCTCGAGAAGATCCGAGAGCAGATCCGCGAGACGGTGCCACTCGTCGCCGATGGTCGCCATCCGTCCGGCGACGTCGGGGCCGAGCCCGGTCCCGGTTCCGAGCTCCTCGAGCGCGTCGGCAAAGAGGTCCCGATAGGCCGCGCGTTCGCCGTGTTCGTCGATGCTCGCGACGGCGGCTCGTACCGGGTCGGTCGGTTCGTGTAGCTCCGGCCACGCCGAGAGATACGTCGCGAACGACCGCACGGCGGGGATTCCCTCCTCGCCGGGACCGCGTGGGTCGCGTTTGACCGCGAGCGGATCGACCATGTACGTCGCCGCCCCTCGAAGTCCGGCCGCCGCCGCGTCGGTCTCGTCGCCCGTCGTGGGACGGGTCACGACCAGGTACTCGTGTTCGAGGTCGACGACCTCGTCGGTGTGCCAGGCCTCGGCAAACGTCGACCGGGAAAGCTCCTGGCGGTCAGTCGTCGCTGGATCGGAAAGCGACACGCAGTCTTCGCTTTCACCCTCGCCGTCGTTCTCGTCGTAGCCGACCACGACCGCCACGTGCGGGGGAACGTGACGCTCGTTTTCGGAGAGGTACTCGAGGGCGTCCGGATCGAGGAAGACGACGACGGGATCGCCATCGTCGACGTGGCCGAGGAGTTCGTTCCAGGCCGTCTCGAGGTCGTCGCCGCTTCCGTACCGGTGTGGGACGTCTAGGTGTTCGAAGAACGCCCGTACGAGCCAGGTGGGACTCGTCCGGAACGTCACCCAGGGGTCGTCGGGCTGGTCGTAGAGGACAAACGCGGGGCCGCCGCCGATGCCGAAACACGCCGCCTCGCTGTACTCCCAGTCGTAAAACGCCGCGACGTTTCGCAACGACGCGGCGCCACAGTGGACGCCAGTCTGATGGGTGTAGCCGTCGACGTACTCCATAGCCCGACGCCGTACCACTGGCAGGCAGTTAACGGTTCGTGTGCGTTGGTCACACGGAAAGGCGCTGTGAGCTTTTTATCCGTCGGCGTCGTACCGTCGCCGACCCGCTCGAGCGTGTGACGAGGTGACGGTGACGGACGACCGTCGCTCCGAGAGCGAGAATCACACTCGAGGAGGTGTATCACGTATGGACATCAGCAACGCTGTCTCGACCGAGTACCTGGATTTCACACACGACACTCCCGTCTCGAAGCTCCGTGGCGCGTTCGAGGACCCGAGCGTCAGGGGCGTTCTCGTACACAACGAAGGCGAGTTCAAAGGCGTCGTCACACGACGTCAGCTCACGCGCACGCACCATCTGCCGGAGAAGAAGGTCGGATCGCTCGTCTGGCCCGTCCCCCGAGTCACGCCCGAGGAGGACGTCCGCGAGGTCGCCCAGCTCATGATCGACAGCGACTCGCGGCTTCTCCCGGTGTTCGAGGGCGAACAGCTCCGTGGCGTCGTGACCGCAGACGCCCTCCTCGAGGAGGTCCAGTCCTACCTCGACGCGGCCACCGTCGGACAGGCCTCGAGCAGGGATCTGCTCACCGTCGAGCCAGACGCGACCTTCGGCAAGGCGTTGAGTGTCATGCGCGACAACCGGTTGATCCATCTCCCGGTCGTCGACGACGACGAGGCCGTGGGGATGCTCAGCCTCCACGACCTCACCGATCTCGCGGTACGAGACGTTACGAAGAGCCAGGGCGGCAACCCACCCGGCTTCGACGGCCACGGCGGCGAGGGCTCTCGCGAGGGCTACAACGCGACCGGCGGCTACGGCGCACGCGAGGGCGAACTCGCCCGCATGCTCGAACTTCCGGTCCGGGACGTGATGGCCACACCCGTCGGGACGGTCCGTCCCGATCGCACGCTCGAGACGGCCGTCCACGAGATGTTCGACATCGGCAGCTCCTCGTTAGTCGTCGAGAGCGCCGACGGCCGCCCCCAGGGCATCGTCACGAAGACCGACGTCCTCGAGTCGCTCACCTGGAGCGCCGAGAGCACCCGTGCCGTCCAGCTGTTCGGTGCCGACCTCTTCGACGATATGACCTACGACGAGGTGCTCGAGATGATCGACGCGATCGACGACATGGACAGCGACATGGACGTTCTTGACGCGAAGATCCACCTTCACGAACACGACGAGAAGCTGCGTGGCACGTCGCTTTTGCTCGCACGAATCCGGCTGTACACCGACAACGGTACGTTCATCGCCTCCGGCGAGGGCTATGGCGCGAGTCACGCGATCCACGAGGCCAGAGACGTCCTGAAACGGCGCATCCGCGAGGAGAAGACCTACGGCCGGAGCAAGAAACATCCCGACGAGGAGTTCTGGGAGAAGCGGTTCGGCTGGCGACTCGAGGAGTGACGTGAGATGGTGGCTCTCCCGAAGGTCCGGTTCCGTGACAGCCGGCCTACAGTTTAACCCGGTCGGTCACGAACGGACGACGCATGGACTACCTCGTGGCCGTCGACGGCTCCGAAGAGGCAAAGAACGCACTCGCGTACGCTACCGACGTCGCCGACGCGATGGACGGCTCGATCACGGTCGTTCACGCGGTCGACCCGGCCGTCTACGAGGAAGGCGCCAGCGAGCCGATCAGCGGTCTCGCCGACGCCGAAGGACGGCTGGTTATCGAGAGCGTCGACGACGCCGAAGAGCGCGCACTGGCGATCCTCGAGGATGCAGAACGGGTTACACAAGAACTCGGGGCGACAGTCGAGACGGAGTTACTCTACGGACAGCCGGTTTCGGCGATCACGGACTACGCCGAGGGATTCGACGCCATCTTCGTCGGCCACCGCGGTCGTTCCGAGCGAACGGACCTCCTCGTCGGTAGCGTCGCGAAGTCGATCGTCGAGCGTGCAACAGTCCCCGTGACGGTCGTTCGGTGATACGGAACGGACGTACGGCAGTCAGTGTGGGTCATAACGACGGCTGTGAATCGGTACCGGTGCAACCGAGACCCGTCTTGCGGTTGCACCGGAACATAGCCACAGCCATCATTATCAGCCCTCGGGTTCGGCGTCTGACTCCGGATCGGCGACGTCTGATTCGGTCGCCGCGTCGTCGACCGTGATCGTCACCGGTTCAACGTCCTCGCCGAACGCGTCGTCCGTCGTCTCGCGATCGAGGACGCGATCGAGGGTGACGATCGTGTTGAGTTCCTGCTGGACCTGATCGACGACGCCGCCGACGAGCTCGCTCGGCTGGATCGCCGTGTACTCGTAGGGGTTGTTGCCGGCTCCCTCGCTCGCGCGTTTCTTGCGGTGTACCTTCTCTTCGTCGTGTAGCTCCGCGAGCGCTTCCCGGACCGTACTCGGGTAGAGGCCGGTTCCCGTGGCGACTTCTTCGGAGGTGCTTCCGGGGTGAGCGAGCAGGTGGATGTAGATCTTAGCTCGCGTCTCCGTATCGAGGATCCACGAGAGCAGATCGACGATCCGACCGTCGACCTCCTCGACGGCCGCGCTCGCTACGCCGTCGGTCGGTTCGTCGGCATCGTCGTCTTCGACTGTCGGTCGGCTCCGGTCGTGCTCGTCCGGCCGGGCCTCGTCGGTGTCGTCGGAAGGCATGTTATCCTCTCGTGAAGGGCTCACACGACTAAAGTCGTCTGCTTTTTCGTACCAATCTCGATCGCCTATCGATACCGCCCGGACGGCAACGGGCGTCACGAGGCGTGTGCCGTTCGACTCTTCGCGAGAGGCGAGTACATCGTAGCATGCCGACATCGATCCCGAGCGTCGCCCCTCTCGGCGATCGGCACCGGTACGTCTCTCACGTGATCCGTTCCCGGGGCCGACGAACGGGCGAGTGGGGCAGGGACTGACGACGTCGCTGCCGGGGTTGTACGGAAGGTATTCAGTACGATCACAATTTCAGTTATTTTTATAGATTAATAGGCCATAACCCTTATTTTGCTTCCTCCCTCCCTATCGATCGATGGGTCCCCGGTATCGTACGCGAACAACTTCGAAACGAGATGTTGAGTGTCAGCGTCCCGAGTGCCACCGTTATCAATCGAGGATTTCGCCATGACTGCGTCGGAGACCGGGATCGGTGTCGTCGGTCTCGGGGGGATGGGACAGCTCCACGCCGAGAGCCTCCGCGACCTCGGAGCCGACGTCGTCGCCGGTGCGGACCTCGTCGCGAAACAGCGCCAGCAGTTCGCCGACGAGTTCGGCGCACGGACCTACGACGATCACGAGAAACTGGTCGCCGACGACGCCGTCGATGCGATCGTCATCGCCACACCGAATCGGTTTCACGAACCGATCGCAGTGGCCGCACTCGAGGCCGGACACGACGTCCTCGTCGAGAAACCCCTCGCACACACCCTAGAGAGCGCACGCCGGATCGCCGAGGCCGAGGCCGAGGCCGACGCGTTCTGTATGGTCGGCTTTCACAACCGCCACACCGCCGCCACGGCCATGCTCGAGGCACAGAAAGCACAGGGTCGGTTCGGCGAGCTAACCCACGTCGAGGCCAACTACATCCGCCGCCGCGGCGTTCCGGATGCCGGGTCCTGGTTTACGAACCCCGACCTCGCCGGCGGCGGTGCACTCATCGACATCGGCGTCCACGCGCTCGATCTCGCCCTCTACGCGCTCGACTTTCCCGAGATCGAAGAAGTTACCGGCGTGACCCGCAGTACGTTCGGCGACGGGACGGAGTACGCCGACCCCGACGACTGGGGCTGTGAGCCCGACACCTACGAGGTCGACGACTCCGTCACCGCCTTCGTTCGCTGTGCCGACGGCCGGACGATCAGCCTCGAGGCGGCGTGGGCGAGCAACCGCGAGTCGACCTCGGAGGTCGTCGTCCAGGGAACCGACGCTGGTGCTCGGTTCGAGCTCGGCGACAGCGATCTTTCGATTCTCGAGGCTGGCACCGCGGGCGTCGACCACTACGCCGACGTCGAGCTAACCGGCGATCCGAGCCAGACGGGGTATGCGACTCAGGACGGACTGTTCCTCGAGGCCGTCGCGACCGGCGAGACACCGTCGACGAACACGATCGAGCAGGCTCTGACCGTCCAGCGGGTCGTCGACGCGATCTATCGCTCGAGCGAGACGGGCCACACGCAGCGACTCGCGGCCGAGCCGATCGAGGAGTCTCCAGCCCGGATCCGCTGTCGGGAGTAACGACTCGAGCCGACGTTCGACGGAAAAACTGTCCCGACCGGTTCGACGGCCGAACTGGTCTAGATAACTTCCTCGAACTCGTTGTGGCCGTGGATGTCGACGCCCTCTTCGGTGATCTCACAGAGGAAGACGCCGTTGCCGGAGCCGGTGTCGCGCTCGGCGGCGGACTTGATGCCCTGTGCGGCGATCGTCGTCGCCTCGTCGTTCGAGAGGTCGTCCTCGTACTCCTGTTCTAGGTGACCGTAGGCGAGTTGCATCCCGGAGCCGGTGACGGTGTAGTCGTCTTCCATGACGCCGCCGGCAGGGTCGATGCTGTAGACGTGACTTCCCTCTTCGTCGATGCCACCGAGGATAGGATGGATAGCGAAGAACGGACCGCCACGGGCGAAGTTACCCGCAAGCGTCGACAACGCTTCCATGCTCATCTGTTCGCCCCGGCGAGCCTCGTAGAGGTTGACCTCCGCGCGGAGAGTCGAGATAAACGACTGGGCACCGCCGACACTGCCGACGAGCGTGAGCGCGGCGTTTGGGTGGATCTGTTCGACCTTCTGGACGTTCTTGTTCGAGACGAACCGACCGCCGAGACTGGCGCGCATGTCGGTGGCGATGACGACGCCGTCGGCAGTCGAGATGCCGATCGTCGTCGTACCGGTCTTGTTCACGTTCTCGAGATCCGACAGGGAGAGATCGTTCTGTGGGAGCGAGCCGACCTCGGGATCGTAGGGGTTCGTATCGTCAGCCAGTCGATCGGCCGTTCGGGAGAATTCGGAGTCGTGTGTAGGCGTTCGCATTGCGAGTCACTAACGGTCGCCACCGTATAAAAGACCGGCGTTCGACACTGGCGTTTCCGCTTTCGGGACAGTGGCGATCGTCGCTACTATCGAGGTGGGTACGCGTTCACTGTCACGGGTATCCGGCTTTGTCGTGAAGAATTACTGGTCGGCGTTGGCGTTCTCGTAGGCCGTCTCAATGCGAGCCAGGAGCCGGTGCAGCGGGAGGGTAACCCCGGCTTGCCGGGCGGCGATCGCGAGTGGCATCGTGATGATACCGATCGCGATACTGAGCTGGTACAGTGCGAACATGGTCGCGTAGTGCACGCGGGATTTCATCGAGCTTCGATGGTGGTTCAGACGGTTCGAGTATATAAGTGTTGCTAAGAAGAGAATACATAACGATCGTCAGTTGAGGTGTCGGGTCGACGCTTTCATGCGATTAAAATACGGTTGACGAGAATACAACTGTGGTGGGACTCGAGGCGGAATACGACTATCCTGGCGGGAATTGGCCGGGACAATTCTCATAACATATGGCCATTATTCGGCTCACGTGCGCACCGTCGCACGCAGGATACTCGACGGGACGGAACCGCAAAGCAGGAAACCCTCCGGAACGACGGGCCACTATGACCAACTATCTCGTTGCGATGGAGGCTGCATGGCTGGTCCGGGACGTAGAGGCAATCGACGACGCGATTGGCGTCGCTGTCAGCGAGGCCGGGAAACGGCTCAACGACGAGGGTCTCGAGTACGTCGAGGTCGAGGTCGGTGCGACCGGCTGTCCGGCCTGTGGGGAACCGTTCGACTCCGCGTTCGTCGCGGCCGACACCGCGTTGGTCGGACTCGCCCTCGAGATGGAGGTGTTCAACGCCGACAGCGAGGAACACGCCTCGCGAATCGCAAAAAGCGAGGTCGGCGGCGCGTTACGCGACGTCCCGCTGTCGGTCGTCGAGGTCGTCGAAGTCCCCGAGGACGAGTAGGAGCTACCCAAAGCTCTTTCTATAACCCGTGGTTATTGTGCGATATGGAGCTTCCCACGCCAGAAGATCTCAAACAGCGCCGTACCGATCTCGGGTTGACCCAGAGCGAACTCGCGGAGGAGGCCGACGTCTCACAGCCGCTTATCGCCCGGATCGAAGGTGGTGACGTCGATCCGCGGCTCTCGACGCTGCGTCGGATCGTCAACGCCTTGGAGACGGCCGAAAGCGACGTCATCCGGGCCGAAGACCTCATGAACGAGGCGGTCGTCGCCGTCTCGCCCGACGAGCCGGTCAGCGAGGCGGCGACGCTGATGGAGGAGGAGGCGTACTCGCAACTGGCGGTCATCCAGGACGGGATCCCGGTCGGCTCGATCAGCCAGAGCGACCTCGCCCAGCTCGACGAGGATGCACGCGACGAGCCAATCGAGGAACACATGAGCGAGAGCTTCCCGACCGTCTCGCGGGACGCGACGATCGACGAGATCAGCAACCTGCTCGATCACTACAAGGCCGTCATGATCACCGAGGAAGGCGAGACGGTGGGTATTCTCACCGAAGCGGATCTTGCCGCGCGGCTCTCCTAACGGTCGTCAGCTCTCGTCCGCGTGGGCCTCGAGAAGCTCCCGGTATCGGTTTCGGATCGTCACCTCGCTGACGTCTGCTGCTTCCGAGATCTCGTGTTGTGGGATGTCTTCGCCCGTCAGCTGTGCGGCCGCATACAGCGAACTCGCCGCGAGGCCAACCGGGTGTTTGCCGCTGTGGACGCCGGCGCGTTTGCCCGACTCGAGTAACTCCCGGGCCAGCCGTTCGGTCTCTCCCGACACCTCGAGCGCCGAGGCGTATCGGCCCACGTACTCGAGGGGATCTGGCGGCTCCATCGGCAGTTCCAGTTCGCGAACCAGGTAGCGATACGTCCGGGTGACCTCGAGGCGTTCGACCCGGCTCACCGTCGCCAGCTCGTCGACCGAGCGGGGAAAGCCCGCCTGTCTCGTCGCCGCATGCAGCGTGGCCGTTGCCATTCCTTCGATCGATCGTCCGGGAAGCAGATTCTCCTCGAGGGCTCGCCGGTAGAGGACGCTTGCGGTCTCGCGAGCGGACTCGGGAATCCCGAGTGCGCTTGCCATCCGGTCGATCTCGCCGAGTGCCTGTTTCAGGTTGCGCTCGCTCGCGTCCTGGGTCCGGAACCGCTCGTTCCAGGTCCGGAGCCGGTTCATCTGTCGGCGCTTTTGCTCTGAGAGGTGGCTGCCGCCGGCGTCTTTATCGCGCCAGTCGATCCGGGTCGAGAGTCCGCGGTCGTGGATCGTGGTCGTCGTCGGTGCGCCGACGCGGGATCGCTCCTCTCGTTGCTGCGGGTCGAACGCCCGCCACTCCGGGCCGTGGTCGATGCGGTCGGCGTCGACGACGAGTCCGCAGTCGTCACACACCAGTTCGGCGTCGCTCGAGTGGGCCACGAGCGGGCCATCACACTCGGGGCAGTCGTGGGCCTCGTCGGTTCGGTCCGTCGTCTCGCAGTCGTCCGCTACGTCGAGTTTCGTCGAGTGCATTGTCAGTACGACGTTCGTTCGTGTTCGGCCGGGGTCGGAACGGCCGTGACAGTCGCCAGTATGTAATAGTGTCTAATTACTTTATCCCCTACAGTCGAGGTTTGATAATCAGAATCGGTTAACGAAGGGTGGGCGACGGACCGAGGACTCCACGCTCGAGGCGCACTCGACGAATCGGCTCGGAGTGGCGCGTCACTCCTCGTGGGCAGGCTCCGTCACCGAGACCGCGACGTAGACGAGTCCCGCGAGCCCGAAAAGCGCGATCACGATGCCGACGATGGTCAACACCGTCAGTCCGCTCTGAAACATCCCGACGAGCAACACGATCAACCCGAGAGCGAACGTGGCGAACGGGACGGCGAACGCCTTCGATTCGCGGTCCATGTCGGGTCGTATTCGCTGCACCGACGTAAGTATGATATTCATACTGATACAAATTCAGCTCTACCGACCGATGTTACCCGCTTAGTCCGTCTCGTGGTACTACTTCATCAGCGACATTTTTTGTGGGATCGGCTCGTACGCTCGGGTGCATATGGCGGACGAACACGACGACCGCGAGACGAATCGAGGTACCGACCGTGGCATCGTTTCGCGAATCAAGCGCGTGTTCAGCCGGGGTTAACCCTGGCCCCGTCATCCCATCCTCGAGCGATTTTTCGTCGGTGTCGAGAACGGCTC contains:
- a CDS encoding transcription initiation factor IIB translates to MHSTKLDVADDCETTDRTDEAHDCPECDGPLVAHSSDAELVCDDCGLVVDADRIDHGPEWRAFDPQQREERSRVGAPTTTTIHDRGLSTRIDWRDKDAGGSHLSEQKRRQMNRLRTWNERFRTQDASERNLKQALGEIDRMASALGIPESARETASVLYRRALEENLLPGRSIEGMATATLHAATRQAGFPRSVDELATVSRVERLEVTRTYRYLVRELELPMEPPDPLEYVGRYASALEVSGETERLARELLESGKRAGVHSGKHPVGLAASSLYAAAQLTGEDIPQHEISEAADVSEVTIRNRYRELLEAHADES